In Sphingomonas phyllosphaerae, the sequence CAGCGCCCTGGCCGCGGCATCGTCGATCCCCGTCACGCGTCCGCGCGCGACCGGCGCGCCGACGATCGCGGCGTAGAGCGTGCCCCGGGGGGCGTGTTCGTAGGCGTAGGTGGCGGCGCCGGTGACCTTCAACGGGCCCTCGACGCGCGCGATCGGCGCGCCCAGCACGCCCTGCGTCGCGCGGGCGAGCGCGCCGGGCCGCTCCGCGGTGTCGATCGCCTGTTCGGTCATCGTATATTCCTGAATATCGCCGTCATTGCGAGCGCAGCGAAGCAATCCGGTGTTCCGCGCCTGGCCCCGGACCGCTTCGCTGCGCTCGCAATGATGAAAGGAGGCGGCATCGCGGCATTTTGCACCGCGGGGGTCAGTCCGGCAATCCTTCCAGTAGCTTGTCGCACGTGATCGGGAAGTCG encodes:
- a CDS encoding xanthine dehydrogenase family protein molybdopterin-binding subunit, whose protein sequence is MTEQAIDTAERPGALARATQGVLGAPIARVEGPLKVTGAATYAYEHAPRGTLYAAIVGAPVARGRVTGIDDAAARAL